One Vigna unguiculata cultivar IT97K-499-35 chromosome 11, ASM411807v1, whole genome shotgun sequence DNA window includes the following coding sequences:
- the LOC114169350 gene encoding uncharacterized protein LOC114169350 isoform X3, which translates to MGFDNECIVNIQSLAGEYFCPVCRLLVFPNEALQSQCTHLYCKPCLTYVVSTTKACPYDGYLVTEADSKPLTESNKTLAETIGKITVHCLYHRSGCTWQGSLSECTSHCSGCAFGNSPVVCNRCGIQIVHRQVQEHAQNCPGVQGQAQQVTTTQDPSTTSVVASTDQNQNAAPVAATAAQAAVSTTIPGQVSNQQPNLTPQTQALVQTTGQPTAEQWYQQQQYQQYYQQYPGQDPYQQQYQHYYPYQQSMVPQYQQAYSQPQPQSQSQPQAQLQPQPQPQAQHQSQQPQLQQQPQAQSQPLSHIQAPVVPPSQNQMQVQQQPQQLQPAVQPHGQTSHAPGHSLPQSQTQPYPYPQVQPHSVQPPPQPQQPMQIPPYQQPLPQMQHSQPQIQQPVQKYPVPQSQAHAQLQPNAPVQHPSQLPMPPHHPVTPNVQPQVQNAATPSVTGHHSYPQPPPHPNMQPGVPQHPMHGHPQSGHQPHAQHPVQMQNQFPPQIPTMRPNQSHAMFPNQQSSVQGQTTPPLQQQPVYSHNQQPGQINQRPTLQPVQQIPQQQPFAQHQMPMPSHLRPPGPAHSFPKQVYSQPQGNIAPSNSIQQNQSQNTGGRPLVPNHAGHLQPFAQSANTIPVRHGQNGAGYLLENQKLLAGTNNQVQLPSELQSRAPETIERHGDVVEQTDSAAAKLGKNFKDLDTVSGSTNELKSEKFEASLKPVEVGNMQNNEDPHSIKTSVPNANAVENGDSVNKNLGMGAAAESNWKPSVSTKSGGAMHGVQNDSNEHSVQGNEFQEGHPLKTETKLAESETDKLQNDDNSAPSNSQSNGGFAQLSHSTTFTDQSKHQQQMTNYGPSVQQRSSAILGSQLPHPTIPNQSLSSLHSSALVRNHGSAHDPHTGQPLAESFPPTMFKQPQDSDITPGRSFQPQSLGPPQPFNQVHEPPFRAGTSNLSRLGGPQFGAPLPGDMHGRMAGNIPPHGPEGFGLHDDRFKPFLVSSQQNIDRREYDDDLKKFSRLPLDAESISKFGNYSLSAHESGKRSVGIHDDVIKKSGSTLHPGYLGPGPGYGRHHMDGITPRSPVGEYAEMSSRRLGAHSGSLIGKSGIDDFDGRVSRHFGGEFRDSRFPHLPSHLHRDEFDGFGNFRMGEHPRSGDFIGQDEFAGHFRRGEPLGPHNFPRHLQLGEPVGFGAHPGHMRAVEHGSFRSFESFAKGNRPGHPQLGEPGFRSSFSLPGFPNDAGFLTGDIRSFDNLRRRKTSSMGWCRICKVDCETVEGLDLHSQTKEHQKMAMDMVKTIKQNAKKQKL; encoded by the exons ATGGGATTTGATAATGAGTGCATAGTGAACATTCAATCTCTTGCTGGAGAGTACTTCTGTCCTGTGTGTCGGCTGCTTGTATTTCCAAATGAAGCTTTGCAGTCACAATGTACTCATTTATACTGCAAGCCATGTTTGACATACGTTGTGAGCACTACAAAGGCTTGCCCATATGATGGTTACTTGGTCACTGAGGCAGATTCCAAG CCTCTGACAGAGTCAAATAAGACACTTGCTGAAACTATTGGAAAAATCACGGTTCACTGCCTTTACCATAGAAGTGGATGCACATGGCAGGGAAGTTTGTCTGAATGCACATCCCATTGTTCTGGATGTGCTTTTGGCAATTCCCCCGTAGTTTGCAATAGGTGTGGGATCCAAATAGTGCATCGCCAAGTACAAGAACATGCACAAAATTGCCCT GGTGTGCAAGGTCAGGCACAACAGGTGACCACTACCCAGGATCCTTCAACTACTAGTGTCGTTGCTTCTACTGATCAGAACCAGAATGCTGCTCCTGTTGCAGCAACTGCTGCACAAGCTGCTGTTTCAACTACCATTCCTGGGCAGGTTTCTAATCAGCAACCCAATCTTACGCCCCAAACACAAGCTTTAGTTCAAACTACTGGGCAGCCAACGGCGGAGCAGTGGTATCAGCAGCAACAGTATCAACAATACTACCAACAATACCCTGGACAAGATCCATACCAACAGCAGTATCAACATTACTATCCCTATCAACAGTCCATGGTTCCACAGTACCAGCAGGCCTATAGTCAACCCCAACCTCAGTCTCAATCACAGCCCCAGGCCCAGCTTCAACCTCAGCCCCAGCCACAGGCCCAACACCAATCACAGCAGCCTCAACTCCAACAACAACCTCAGGCTCAATCTCAACCACTTTCACATATTCAGGCTCCGGTTGTCCCACCATCTCAGAATCAGATGCAAGTTCAACAACAACCCCAGCAACTTCAACCTGCTGTGCAGCCTCATGGACAGACGAGTCATGCACCTGGTCATTCCCTCCCTCAATCTCAGACTCAGCCCTATCCATATCCACAAGTTCAGCCTCATTCCGTCCAACCTCCACCTCAACCTCAACAGCCTATGCAAATTCCTCCATATCAGCAGCCTCTTCCTCAAATGCAGCATTCACAACCTCAAATTCAGCAACCAGTTCAGAAGTATCCTGTTCCTCAATCTCAAGCTCACGCACAACTGCAACCTAATGCTCCAGTTCAACATCCCTCTCAGCTCCCAATGCCTCCTCACCATCCTGTGACACCTAATGTCCAGCCTCAAGTGCAAAATGCAGCAACACCTTCAGTGACAGGACATCACTCTTATCCACAACCTCCGCCTCACCCAAATATGCAACCAGGAGTTCCTCAACATCCTATGCACGGGCATCCTCAAAGTGGGCACCAACCCCATGCTCAACACCCTGTCCAGATGCAAAATCAGTTTCCTCCACAAATTCCAACCATGCGTCCTAATCAATCTCATGCTATGTTTCCTAACCAGCAATCATCTGTTCAGGGACAAACTACCCCTCCTTTGCAACAACAGCCTGTGTATTCCCACAATCAACAACCTGGACAAATCAACCAACGTCCTACTCTGCAACCGGTTCAACAGATACCTCAACAGCAACCATTTGCACAGCACCAAATGCCTATGCCATCACATTTACGGCCACCGGGTCCAGCACATTCATTTCCCAAACAGGTGTATTCACAGCCACAGGGTAATATTGCACCATCAAATAGCATTCAGCAGAATCAATCTCAAAATACTGGAGGAAGGCCTTTAGTGCCTAACCATGCAGGACATCTACAGCCATTTGCTCAATCTGCCAATACTATTCCAGTTAGACATGGGCAAAATGGTGCTGGCTACTTGCTTGAAAATCAGAAATTGTTGGCTGGTACCAATAATCAAGTACAGTTGCCTTCTGAATTGCAGTCTAGGGCACCAGAAACAATTGAAAGACATGGTGATGTTGTCGAACAAACTGACTCTGCTGCTGCTAAACTgggtaaaaattttaaagatttggACACAGTGTCTGGATCAACAAATGAGTTGAAATCTGAAAAATTCGAAGCAAGTTTGAAACCAGTAGAGGTTGGGAACATGCAAAACAATGAAGATCCACACTCTATTAAGACTTCAGTCCCAAATGCCAATGCAGTGGAAAATGGTGATTCTGTGAATAAGAATCTTGGGATGGGGGCAGCTGCTGAAAGCAATTGGAAGCCTTCAGTTAGTACTAAATCTGGTGGTGCAATGCACGGGGTTCAAAATGACAGTAATGAGCATTCTGTCCAAGGCAATGAGTTTCAAGAAGGACATCCACTGAAGACAGAGACAAAACTAGCTGAGTCAGAAACTGATAAATTACAGAATGATGACAATTCTGCACCATCTAACTCTCAGAGCAACGGGGGGTTTGCTCAGCTGTCTCACTCGACCACTTTCACGGATCAAAGTAAGCATCAACAACAAATGACTAATTATGGGCCTTCTGTCCAGCAGAGATCTTCTGCAATATTAGGTTCACAATTGCCACATCCGACAATTCCAAACCAGTCACTCTCTTCATTGCACTCTTCAGCCCTTGTCAGGAATCATGGATCTGCCCATGATCCTCATACGGGACAGCCCTTAGCAGAGAGTTTTCCACCAACCATGTTTAAGCAACCACAAGATTCTGACATCACCCCTGGAAGGAGCTTTCAACCTCAGTCTCTTGGACCCCCGCAACCATTTAACCAAGTCCATGAGCCTCCTTTCCGCGCTGGAACTTCCAATTTGTCACGTCTTGGAGGGCCTCAATTTGGTGCACCACTTCCTGGAGATATGCATGGTCGAATGGCAGGCAACATACCACCACATGGTCCTGAAGGGTTTGGTTTGCATGATGATAGGTTCAAACCTTTCCTTGTTTCAAGTCAACAAAATATTGATAGAAGAGAGTATGATGACGATCTTAAGAAATTCTCTAGGTTGCCTTTGGATGCTGAGTCAATTTCTAAATTTGGAAATTACTCACTAAGTGCACATGAGTCTGGAAAGAGATCAGTTGGTATTCATGATGATGTCATTAAGAAATCAGGTTCTACGCTTCATCCTGGTTATCTTGGACCAGGTCCTGGATATGGGAGACATCATATGGATGGTATAACTCCTAGAAGTCCTGTTGGTGAATATGCTGAGATGTCTTCCCGGAGATTGGGGGCACACTCTGGTAGTCTTATTGGTAAGTCAGGTATAGATGATTTTGATGGCAGAGTTTCTCGTCATTTTGGTGGTGAGTTCCGTGATAGTCGGTTTCCTCATTTGCCTAGCCATTTGCATAGAGATGAATTTGATGGTTTTGGTAATTTCCGAATGGGTGAACATCCAAGAAGTGGTGATTTTATTGGTCAAGATGAGTTTGCTGGCCATTTTCGAAGGGGTGAACCTTTGGGTCCTCATAATTTTCCTAGACATTTGCAGCTTGGGGAGCCTGTTGGTTTTGGTGCCCATCCTGGTCATATGAGAGCAGTTGAACATGGCAGTTTTCGTAGTTTTGAATCTTTTGCTAAAGGCAACCGGCCAGGTCATCCCCAACTTGGTGAGCCTGGGTTCAGGAGCAGCTTTTCTCTTCCTGGATTTCCTAATGATGCTGGATTTTTAACA GGAGATATCAGGTCGTTTGATAATTTGAGGAGAAGGAAGACTTCCAGCATGGGGTGGTGCCGGATATGTAAAGTTGACTGTGAAACAGTAGAAGGTCTGGACTTGCATTCACAAACAAAGGAGCACCAGAAGATGGCTATGGATATGGTTAAGACAATCAAGCAAAATGCGAAGAAACAGAAGTTGTAG
- the LOC114169350 gene encoding uncharacterized protein LOC114169350 isoform X1, giving the protein MGFDNECIVNIQSLAGEYFCPVCRLLVFPNEALQSQCTHLYCKPCLTYVVSTTKACPYDGYLVTEADSKPLTESNKTLAETIGKITVHCLYHRSGCTWQGSLSECTSHCSGCAFGNSPVVCNRCGIQIVHRQVQEHAQNCPGVQGQAQQVTTTQDPSTTSVVASTDQNQNAAPVAATAAQAAVSTTIPGQVSNQQPNLTPQTQALVQTTGQPTAEQWYQQQQYQQYYQQYPGQDPYQQQYQHYYPYQQSMVPQYQQAYSQPQPQSQSQPQAQLQPQPQPQAQHQSQQPQLQQQPQAQSQPLSHIQAPVVPPSQNQMQVQQQPQQLQPAVQPHGQTSHAPGHSLPQSQTQPYPYPQVQPHSVQPPPQPQQPMQIPPYQQPLPQMQHSQPQIQQPVQKYPVPQSQAHAQLQPNAPVQHPSQLPMPPHHPVTPNVQPQVQNAATPSVTGHHSYPQPPPHPNMQPGVPQHPMHGHPQSGHQPHAQHPVQMQNQFPPQIPTMRPNQSHAMFPNQQSSVQGQTTPPLQQQPVYSHNQQPGQINQRPTLQPVQQIPQQQPFAQHQMPMPSHLRPPGPAHSFPKQVYSQPQGNIAPSNSIQQNQSQNTGGRPLVPNHAGHLQPFAQSANTIPVRHGQNGAGYLLENQKLLAGTNNQVQLPSELQSRAPETIERHGDVVEQTDSAAAKLGKNFKDLDTVSGSTNELKSEKFEASLKPVEVGNMQNNEDPHSIKTSVPNANAVENGDSVNKNLGMGAAAESNWKPSVSTKSGGAMHGVQNDSNEHSVQGNEFQEGHPLKTETKLAESETDKLQNDDNSAPSNSQSNGGFAQLSHSTTFTDQSKHQQQMTNYGPSVQQRSSAILGSQLPHPTIPNQSLSSLHSSALVRNHGSAHDPHTGQPLAESFPPTMFKQPQDSDITPGRSFQPQSLGPPQPFNQVHEPPFRAGTSNLSRLGGPQFGAPLPGDMHGRMAGNIPPHGPEGFGLHDDRFKPFLVSSQQNIDRREYDDDLKKFSRLPLDAESISKFGNYSLSAHESGKRSVGIHDDVIKKSGSTLHPGYLGPGPGYGRHHMDGITPRSPVGEYAEMSSRRLGAHSGSLIGKSGIDDFDGRVSRHFGGEFRDSRFPHLPSHLHRDEFDGFGNFRMGEHPRSGDFIGQDEFAGHFRRGEPLGPHNFPRHLQLGEPVGFGAHPGHMRAVEHGSFRSFESFAKGNRPGHPQLGEPGFRSSFSLPGFPNDAGFLTGDIRSFDNLRRRKTSSMGWCRICKVDCETVEGLDLHSQTKEHQKMAMDMVKTIKQNAKKQKLIPSEQPTVDDGNKTHNTGFEGRGNKH; this is encoded by the exons ATGGGATTTGATAATGAGTGCATAGTGAACATTCAATCTCTTGCTGGAGAGTACTTCTGTCCTGTGTGTCGGCTGCTTGTATTTCCAAATGAAGCTTTGCAGTCACAATGTACTCATTTATACTGCAAGCCATGTTTGACATACGTTGTGAGCACTACAAAGGCTTGCCCATATGATGGTTACTTGGTCACTGAGGCAGATTCCAAG CCTCTGACAGAGTCAAATAAGACACTTGCTGAAACTATTGGAAAAATCACGGTTCACTGCCTTTACCATAGAAGTGGATGCACATGGCAGGGAAGTTTGTCTGAATGCACATCCCATTGTTCTGGATGTGCTTTTGGCAATTCCCCCGTAGTTTGCAATAGGTGTGGGATCCAAATAGTGCATCGCCAAGTACAAGAACATGCACAAAATTGCCCT GGTGTGCAAGGTCAGGCACAACAGGTGACCACTACCCAGGATCCTTCAACTACTAGTGTCGTTGCTTCTACTGATCAGAACCAGAATGCTGCTCCTGTTGCAGCAACTGCTGCACAAGCTGCTGTTTCAACTACCATTCCTGGGCAGGTTTCTAATCAGCAACCCAATCTTACGCCCCAAACACAAGCTTTAGTTCAAACTACTGGGCAGCCAACGGCGGAGCAGTGGTATCAGCAGCAACAGTATCAACAATACTACCAACAATACCCTGGACAAGATCCATACCAACAGCAGTATCAACATTACTATCCCTATCAACAGTCCATGGTTCCACAGTACCAGCAGGCCTATAGTCAACCCCAACCTCAGTCTCAATCACAGCCCCAGGCCCAGCTTCAACCTCAGCCCCAGCCACAGGCCCAACACCAATCACAGCAGCCTCAACTCCAACAACAACCTCAGGCTCAATCTCAACCACTTTCACATATTCAGGCTCCGGTTGTCCCACCATCTCAGAATCAGATGCAAGTTCAACAACAACCCCAGCAACTTCAACCTGCTGTGCAGCCTCATGGACAGACGAGTCATGCACCTGGTCATTCCCTCCCTCAATCTCAGACTCAGCCCTATCCATATCCACAAGTTCAGCCTCATTCCGTCCAACCTCCACCTCAACCTCAACAGCCTATGCAAATTCCTCCATATCAGCAGCCTCTTCCTCAAATGCAGCATTCACAACCTCAAATTCAGCAACCAGTTCAGAAGTATCCTGTTCCTCAATCTCAAGCTCACGCACAACTGCAACCTAATGCTCCAGTTCAACATCCCTCTCAGCTCCCAATGCCTCCTCACCATCCTGTGACACCTAATGTCCAGCCTCAAGTGCAAAATGCAGCAACACCTTCAGTGACAGGACATCACTCTTATCCACAACCTCCGCCTCACCCAAATATGCAACCAGGAGTTCCTCAACATCCTATGCACGGGCATCCTCAAAGTGGGCACCAACCCCATGCTCAACACCCTGTCCAGATGCAAAATCAGTTTCCTCCACAAATTCCAACCATGCGTCCTAATCAATCTCATGCTATGTTTCCTAACCAGCAATCATCTGTTCAGGGACAAACTACCCCTCCTTTGCAACAACAGCCTGTGTATTCCCACAATCAACAACCTGGACAAATCAACCAACGTCCTACTCTGCAACCGGTTCAACAGATACCTCAACAGCAACCATTTGCACAGCACCAAATGCCTATGCCATCACATTTACGGCCACCGGGTCCAGCACATTCATTTCCCAAACAGGTGTATTCACAGCCACAGGGTAATATTGCACCATCAAATAGCATTCAGCAGAATCAATCTCAAAATACTGGAGGAAGGCCTTTAGTGCCTAACCATGCAGGACATCTACAGCCATTTGCTCAATCTGCCAATACTATTCCAGTTAGACATGGGCAAAATGGTGCTGGCTACTTGCTTGAAAATCAGAAATTGTTGGCTGGTACCAATAATCAAGTACAGTTGCCTTCTGAATTGCAGTCTAGGGCACCAGAAACAATTGAAAGACATGGTGATGTTGTCGAACAAACTGACTCTGCTGCTGCTAAACTgggtaaaaattttaaagatttggACACAGTGTCTGGATCAACAAATGAGTTGAAATCTGAAAAATTCGAAGCAAGTTTGAAACCAGTAGAGGTTGGGAACATGCAAAACAATGAAGATCCACACTCTATTAAGACTTCAGTCCCAAATGCCAATGCAGTGGAAAATGGTGATTCTGTGAATAAGAATCTTGGGATGGGGGCAGCTGCTGAAAGCAATTGGAAGCCTTCAGTTAGTACTAAATCTGGTGGTGCAATGCACGGGGTTCAAAATGACAGTAATGAGCATTCTGTCCAAGGCAATGAGTTTCAAGAAGGACATCCACTGAAGACAGAGACAAAACTAGCTGAGTCAGAAACTGATAAATTACAGAATGATGACAATTCTGCACCATCTAACTCTCAGAGCAACGGGGGGTTTGCTCAGCTGTCTCACTCGACCACTTTCACGGATCAAAGTAAGCATCAACAACAAATGACTAATTATGGGCCTTCTGTCCAGCAGAGATCTTCTGCAATATTAGGTTCACAATTGCCACATCCGACAATTCCAAACCAGTCACTCTCTTCATTGCACTCTTCAGCCCTTGTCAGGAATCATGGATCTGCCCATGATCCTCATACGGGACAGCCCTTAGCAGAGAGTTTTCCACCAACCATGTTTAAGCAACCACAAGATTCTGACATCACCCCTGGAAGGAGCTTTCAACCTCAGTCTCTTGGACCCCCGCAACCATTTAACCAAGTCCATGAGCCTCCTTTCCGCGCTGGAACTTCCAATTTGTCACGTCTTGGAGGGCCTCAATTTGGTGCACCACTTCCTGGAGATATGCATGGTCGAATGGCAGGCAACATACCACCACATGGTCCTGAAGGGTTTGGTTTGCATGATGATAGGTTCAAACCTTTCCTTGTTTCAAGTCAACAAAATATTGATAGAAGAGAGTATGATGACGATCTTAAGAAATTCTCTAGGTTGCCTTTGGATGCTGAGTCAATTTCTAAATTTGGAAATTACTCACTAAGTGCACATGAGTCTGGAAAGAGATCAGTTGGTATTCATGATGATGTCATTAAGAAATCAGGTTCTACGCTTCATCCTGGTTATCTTGGACCAGGTCCTGGATATGGGAGACATCATATGGATGGTATAACTCCTAGAAGTCCTGTTGGTGAATATGCTGAGATGTCTTCCCGGAGATTGGGGGCACACTCTGGTAGTCTTATTGGTAAGTCAGGTATAGATGATTTTGATGGCAGAGTTTCTCGTCATTTTGGTGGTGAGTTCCGTGATAGTCGGTTTCCTCATTTGCCTAGCCATTTGCATAGAGATGAATTTGATGGTTTTGGTAATTTCCGAATGGGTGAACATCCAAGAAGTGGTGATTTTATTGGTCAAGATGAGTTTGCTGGCCATTTTCGAAGGGGTGAACCTTTGGGTCCTCATAATTTTCCTAGACATTTGCAGCTTGGGGAGCCTGTTGGTTTTGGTGCCCATCCTGGTCATATGAGAGCAGTTGAACATGGCAGTTTTCGTAGTTTTGAATCTTTTGCTAAAGGCAACCGGCCAGGTCATCCCCAACTTGGTGAGCCTGGGTTCAGGAGCAGCTTTTCTCTTCCTGGATTTCCTAATGATGCTGGATTTTTAACA GGAGATATCAGGTCGTTTGATAATTTGAGGAGAAGGAAGACTTCCAGCATGGGGTGGTGCCGGATATGTAAAGTTGACTGTGAAACAGTAGAAGGTCTGGACTTGCATTCACAAACAAAGGAGCACCAGAAGATGGCTATGGATATGGTTAAGACAATCAAGCAAAATGCGAAGAAACAGAAGTT